A genomic region of Nymphaea colorata isolate Beijing-Zhang1983 chromosome 2, ASM883128v2, whole genome shotgun sequence contains the following coding sequences:
- the LOC116247703 gene encoding uncharacterized protein LOC116247703, translating into MGDHFVLLMDRLITASTLEAAIESRNLSQFPVEVEKSMVDSTPQWLGDSGTGSPATKVVECRICQEEDYDSNMESPCACCGSLKYAHRKCIQRWCNEKGDTVCEICHQPFKPNYTAPPQMFHYGGIPMNFRGSWEISRQDMRNPQFIAMVATDRSFLDSAYDEYSAYNSRSAFCCRTVAVIFMALLILRHGLPILFGGADEYAFTMFVLFLLRTAGILVPVYIMVRALAAFQRRRQRQEVQDIPLTSSEDEI; encoded by the exons ATGGGTGATCATTTTGTGCTCTTAATGGATCGCTTGATCACTGCATCGACGCTGGAGGCGGCAATCGAGAGCCGGAATCTGAGCCAGTTCCCGGTGGAGGTTGAGAAATCGATGGTCGATTCTACCCCGCAATGGCTTGGTGACAGCGGGACCGGATCTCCGGCGACCAAGGTGGTGGAGTGCCGGATTTGCCAAGAAGAAGACTATGACAGCAATATGGAGTCTCCATGTGCATGCTGCGGCAGCTTGAag TATGCCCATAGGAAATGCATTCAACGGTGGTGCAACGAGAAAGGAGACACGGTTTGTGAGATATGTCATCAG CCTTTCAAGCCAAACTATACTGCACCTCCTCAGATGTTCCATTATGGAGGCATTCCCATGAACTTCAG GGGAAGTTGGGAAATCTCCAGACAGGACATGCGCAATCCCCAATTTATAGCAATGGTTGCAACTGACCGCAGCTTTTTGGATTCTGCTTATGATGAATATTCGGCTTACAATTCGAGAAGTGCATTTTGTTGTCGTACAGTTGCTGTTATT TTCATGGCGCTACTGATCCTAAGACACGGGTTGCCAATTTTATTCGGTGGAGCTGATGAATATGCGTTCACTATGTTTGTG CTGTTTCTGTTGAGAACTGCTGGAATCCTCGTTCCTGTGTATATAATGGTCCGTGCTCTGGCTGCTTTTCAACGGCGGAGACAACGTCAG GAGGTGCAGGATATCCCACTTACTAGCTCTGAagatgaaatttaa